In Salinisphaera sp. LB1, one genomic interval encodes:
- a CDS encoding phosphomannomutase, with translation MGQYYPFFKAYDVRARVPDELDAGVARRIGLAFVAELGAKTVVVGRDMRLSSPELADALIDGLTAAGADVLDIGLCGTEEVYYGVFSQGADGGVMVTASHNPKDYNGLKFVREQAKPISADTGLADIERRVHDDDVTPAATPGVRRTLDQRDDYVAFLLAQIKPENFQPLKIVVNPGNGCAGLVVEKLAEKLPFEFVRMQFEPDGELPNGVPNPLLIENREATSRVVREAGADFGVAWDGDFDRCFFFDEHGEFIEGYYIVGLIAQMLLKMNPGEAIVHDPRLVWNTLAQVEQAGGRAVESKSGHSFMKQVMRESDALYGGEMSAHHYFREFSYADNGHLPWLVIAQLVSETGKGLSTLVEERIAAFPASGEINRKVEDADAVMAAMEAHYADSAQSVEHVDGLSMDFGDWRFNLRKSNTEPVIRLNVETRGDKPLLRDKTDELLARVGGTA, from the coding sequence ATGGGCCAGTATTATCCGTTTTTCAAGGCGTACGACGTCCGGGCGCGGGTGCCCGATGAACTCGACGCCGGCGTGGCGCGCCGCATCGGCCTGGCGTTCGTCGCCGAACTGGGCGCGAAGACGGTGGTAGTGGGCCGCGACATGCGCCTGTCCAGCCCCGAACTGGCCGATGCCCTGATCGACGGCCTGACCGCGGCCGGCGCCGATGTGCTCGATATCGGGCTGTGCGGCACCGAGGAAGTCTATTACGGCGTGTTCTCGCAGGGCGCGGACGGCGGCGTGATGGTCACCGCCAGCCACAACCCGAAGGATTACAACGGCCTGAAGTTCGTGCGCGAACAGGCCAAGCCGATCTCGGCGGACACAGGCCTGGCCGACATCGAGCGCCGCGTGCACGACGACGATGTCACGCCGGCGGCCACACCCGGCGTGCGGCGCACGCTGGATCAGCGCGACGATTACGTCGCCTTTTTGCTGGCCCAGATCAAGCCCGAGAATTTCCAGCCGCTCAAGATCGTGGTCAACCCGGGTAACGGCTGTGCCGGTCTCGTGGTGGAAAAACTCGCCGAGAAACTACCGTTCGAGTTCGTGCGCATGCAGTTCGAGCCCGACGGCGAACTGCCCAACGGCGTGCCCAACCCGCTGCTGATCGAAAACCGCGAGGCGACCTCCCGGGTGGTGCGTGAGGCGGGTGCGGATTTCGGCGTGGCCTGGGATGGCGACTTCGATCGCTGTTTTTTCTTCGATGAGCACGGCGAGTTCATCGAGGGTTACTACATCGTGGGCCTGATCGCCCAAATGCTGCTCAAGATGAATCCGGGCGAGGCCATTGTCCACGACCCGCGCCTGGTCTGGAACACGCTGGCCCAGGTCGAGCAGGCCGGCGGACGCGCGGTGGAATCCAAATCCGGGCATTCGTTCATGAAGCAGGTCATGCGCGAGAGCGACGCACTGTACGGCGGCGAAATGAGCGCGCATCACTATTTCCGCGAATTCTCCTATGCCGACAACGGCCATCTGCCGTGGCTGGTGATCGCGCAACTGGTCTCGGAGACCGGCAAGGGCCTGTCGACCCTGGTCGAAGAACGCATTGCCGCGTTCCCGGCCTCCGGCGAGATCAATCGCAAGGTTGAGGACGCCGACGCAGTGATGGCCGCGATGGAAGCCCATTACGCCGATTCGGCCCAGAGCGTGGAACACGTCGACGGCCTGTCGATGGACTTCGGCGACTGGCGCTTCAACCTGCGCAAGTCGAACACCGAGCCGGTGATCCGGCTCAACGTCGAAACCCGCGGCGACAAGCCGCTGTTGCGGGACAAGACCGACGAACTGCTCGCGCGCGTCGGCGGCACGGCGTGA